Sequence from the Microplitis demolitor isolate Queensland-Clemson2020A chromosome 7, iyMicDemo2.1a, whole genome shotgun sequence genome:
TATTCATAAAATGAGAACAAAGACTGAAATTCATCTTGGTGTATCTGgtgataaaatagaaatagatCCTTTGGTAACGAGTAAAAGCGCTTACAAATTTTGGAATCGTCAAAATCGTGTCAGTTATCAAATGGAAAATGTTGCGTGGtgtgaaattattgaaaatagaGGATCTAAGACATCATTTACACTAGTATATACTAATCCGTCTACTTCTGATAATATAAGtggtaaatataatttatataaatagtcAACtaattcactaaaaaaaaattcaaagagttaagaattttatactcgccataaaaatatttttttttataatttagttttcagtcaataaaattttttcacaattttaaattctgatcAAAACTCcaggaacttttttttagtgaataaaaaaaatatttcaaaattacagtttaattaatgactaataattataaaaatattttcagtttcTTCCTTAAATTCATCGTCTTTACAACAATCGGCGTCATTTAAAACACATGATTTCGAAGCTGAGTCAGCGGTAGCCGaagaaatagttaaaaaaataaatcatatattaGAATTACGATCTAGTAATGCGCGTAAAGAATTTATAGCACACAGAGAACGTAAATCAATGAGACGAAAAAGTTTTCATCTTCATAGGTGACCTAAGTATTGgctatatgtatttttaaataattccaaagatcataaaattacgtaaattttaaagatactAGTGTTTCCGAATCAAATTAGGCcaagttaaattttctaattacttattataaaacaataatattattaataattaaaataataattataattactatagAAATAATATGTTGTtagtcattaaattattattacgttttatgattttattttatttcaatacaacCTACATCTCATTAcccgtataaaaataataaatgtaattataaatattaattaactgcTAAGACAGttcttaatttttagattttttaaaaaaactataagtgcaattttttgttttataatttatcgtttttcaaaaatcctaaaattatGAGACGGTTAATTTCAGTGTCATAAAAGATCACTGATAATATCAGAAtctttagatttttcaattaattttatttttgaatcacgGATTTTTTCCTCAAGACACTCAACCAAGTTGTCATGCAGGCGGTTTATTTCAACATTTTCCTGAGCAACTTTGACGGCCAGGGGTACaagatcatttattttttcacaaatttgTTCATAATTAGGGCGCGCTTGAATAAACGCACGTTCTGATTCAGTAAAAACattcaaatcaatttcaaCTGCATCACCCACTGCTGCTTCTTGCTTGGCGAGTAATCGTCGTTTATTTTTCCTCTCCTTCAGAgtttttttccattcattgTACTCAGCTTTCAATGACTTGACATACTCTTCTAAATCGCTGTCGTCATCAGAAGATATTTCTTCtgcttttttatcttttacttCTGCGATTGATTCATCATTCAGTGTATCAGCAGctacagaaaaattaatttaattatttaattacaagtgATTGATCTAGACAGTAGTTGTGAGCATATACCTAGATGATGTTCACTAGGTCGAGGTTGAAAAATAGATGATcgcctttttttattatcttcatGTACTTCTCTATTATCATCCGACGAATACGGATCTGAATCCTTGCACTcactcatttttaattaatttaattctaatCAAGAAATCATAaccaaatataaatattttaaat
This genomic interval carries:
- the LOC103571097 gene encoding uncharacterized protein LOC103571097, with product MSECKDSDPYSSDDNREVHEDNKKRRSSIFQPRPSEHHLAADTLNDESIAEVKDKKAEEISSDDDSDLEEYVKSLKAEYNEWKKTLKERKNKRRLLAKQEAAVGDAVEIDLNVFTESERAFIQARPNYEQICEKINDLVPLAVKVAQENVEINRLHDNLVECLEEKIRDSKIKLIEKSKDSDIISDLL